A genomic window from Osmia bicornis bicornis chromosome 6, iOsmBic2.1, whole genome shotgun sequence includes:
- the LOC114879618 gene encoding netrin receptor UNC5C-like — MELKISILLLALLRLASTLESTKEEEDPDEDDEENYPVDDYDYGDYETATITSDTDLIAGGSLPIFLAEPVDTFVVKGKPATLHCRAAQALQVYFRCNGDRAERSQQQDFVDPQTGTRVVEVELNVTRNEVEEYFGRERFKCECVAWSGPGQIRGQPVTVEVAYLKKHFLSPPYSLSVEAGRNAELRCTPPLGVPSPKVYWLKNGAHLETINSSTPPSSGSDSIPNEVSSSGSFLRTADGHLILGEAELRHQGNYSCVAENIAARRVSEPAVLTVYVNGGWSSWSGWSECSTRCGRGVQKRTRTCTNPVPINGGQTCPGPATQRVECNPSCPAVDGRWSSWSSWSACGPDCSKVRRRSCNDPPASNGGRPCQGKDVIVESCSADRCNALGQDGPRVFKEATRAIDHRNILALWITLSLAAIILALTTIFFVRLMRRKERMDALYSVARLDFRHPADLAKAVVSKNDRSVVSVDRRLEQVIDESNAARMSRSCSEHHYDVPQLSLPSTTRPSPSSSVARSSCRNSQRGRCLSDNEEGRSSRSTYQANPESTNEDDDDHDEEDEDNKKIGEDDRGHEDAGGFIVRAVVDDQGALLVVPEVGVSMSVPEGAIPRGRRHSLHLAVLGDDALRPGLPPGLTLLSAVVACGPSGIDLVKPVILQFEHCAELRTGNWELSLWSTDLDFDTRSNDSTNSSTSSNVISATMWRKILTLGGEPINLPGQPFAQLDHSGVFLVTETPNVFAVAGENSAVAPGLAVKRICLAVFLSRERDHIRCHLMEDTKAAFKLVVEQERRLGGTRIDHGTLGFRAGGSPLRIDLEDRESGFVERQEIPHRRIWSSTRTSVRRYFRIEKTVGEVRLSFELRACQCGFEEHTLFLRIDLDLMKRNGSNGKRATKTESSIVLRGKNSTRSTESVVSRPFRFSKTLRKQLCQCLDPPSARGNDWRMLAQRLQVDRYVDYFATKASPTEHILDLWEAKHQEATALADLLNHLRLMGRVDAANVLESRLGPWI; from the exons GCacgaaggaggaggaggaccCCGACGAAGACGATGAAGAGAATTACCCGGTGGACGACTACGACTACGGTGACTACGAAACCGCGACCATAACCAGCGATACCGATCTTATCGCCGGTGGCTCGTTGCCGATCTTCCTCGCCGAGCCGGTCGACACGTTCGTGGTGAAGGGGAAGCCAGCAACCCTTCACTGTCGAGCGGCTCAGGCTCTTCAG GTGTATTTTCGCTGCAACGGTGACCGGGCTGAACGGTCGCAGCAGCAGGATTTTGTCGACCCTCAGACCGGAACGAGGGTCGTCGAGGTCGAGTTGAACGTGACGAGGAACGAGGTCGAGGAGTACTTTGGTAGGGAGAGGTTCAAGTGCGAGTGCGTGGCATGGTCGGGACCAGGTCAGATTCGAGGGCAACCCGTCACGGTTGAGGTCGCTT ACCTGAAGAAACACTTCCTGTCGCCGCCGTACTCGCTGTCCGTGGAGGCTGGACGGAACGCGGAATTGCGATGCACGCCACCTCTAGGGGTGCCGTCACCGAAGGTGTACTGGCTGAAGAACGGCGCACACCTCGAGACGATCAACAGCTCGACGCCACCTTCGTCCGGTTCCGACAGCATCCCGAACGAGGTGTCATCCTCTGGCAGCTTCCTGCGGACCGCCGACGGACACCTGATACTGGGGGAGGCCGAGCTGAGGCACCAAGGGAATTACTCCTGCGTCGCTGAGAACATCGCTGCGAGGCGGGTCAGTGAACCGGCCGTGCTGACGGTTTACG TAAACGGCGGATGGTCTTCGTGGTCCGGATGGTCGGAGTGCAGCACCCGTTGCGGCAGAGGTGTGCAAAAGAGGACGCGAACCTGCACTAACCCGGTGCCTATCAATGGAGGTCAAACCTGTCCAGGTCCAGCTACGCAGAGGGTGGAATGCAATCCTTCCTGTCCCG CGGTCGACGGCAGATGGTCAAGCTGGTCCTCGTGGTCCGCATGCGGTCCCGATTGTTCCAAAGTAAGGAGGAGATCCTGCAACGACCCCCCGGCGAGCAATGGTGGTCGTCCCTGTCAAGGCAAGGACGTCATCGTCGAGTCTTGTTCCGCGGATCGATGTAATG CACTCGGACAGGACGGACCACGAGTATTCAAGGAAG CAACCAGAGCGATCGATCATAGAAATATACTAGCGCTCTGGATCACCTTGAGTCTAGCTGCGATCATTCTCGCCTTGACGACCATCTTCTTCGTTCGATTGATGCGACGGAAGGAGAGAATGGACGCTCTGTACAGCGTCGCGAGGCTGGATTTCCGTCATCCGGCTGACCTCGCCAAAGCGGTAGTATCGAAGAACGATCGTTCAGTCGTATCCGTGGACAGGCGTTTGGAGCAGGTGATAGACGAATCAAACGCAGCCAGGATGTCTAG ATCTTGCTCGGAGCATCACTACGACGTGCCGCAGCTCTCGTTGCCCTCGACCACCAGACCGTCGCCCAGTTCATCCGTGGCCAGGTCTTCCTGCAGGAACTCTCAGCGAGGTAGATGCCTGTCGGACAACGAGGAAGGCCGATCGTCCC GCTCCACCTATCAAGCGAATCCAGAGAGCACCAACGAGGACGACGACGACCACGACGAAGAAGACGAGGATAATAAAAAGATCGGAGAAGATGACAGAGGTCACGAAGATGCTGGTGGTTTTATCGTCAGGGCGGTGGTTGACGATCAAGGCGCCCTGCTGGTGGTTCCCGAGGTCGGAGTGTCCATGTCCGTGCCCGAAGGAGCCATTCCTCGTGGACGTCGACACAGTTTACACCTGGCGGTTCTCGGAGACGATGCTCTAAGACCTGGTCTCCCACCTGGATTAACCCTTTTGTCAGCAGTGGTGGCTTGTGGGCCGAGTGGCATCGATTTGGTGAAACCGGTGATCCTCCAGTTCGAACACTGTGCCGAACTCAGAACGGGAAATTGGGAACTGAGTCTCTGGTCCACGGATCTCGACTTCGACACTCGTTCCAACGACTCGACCAACTCGTCCACCAGTTCCAACGTCATTTCTGCGACGATGTGGCGTAAAATCCTAACGCTAGGCGGAGAGCCCATCAATCTTCCCGGACAACCATTCGCGCAGCTCGATCATTCTGGAGTGTTCTTGGTCACCGAGACCCCTAACGTGTTCGCGGTGGCAGGAGAAAACTCTGCAGTGGCACCGGGATTGGCGGTGAAGAGGATCTGCCTGGCAGTTTTCTTGTCACGCGAGAGGGATCACATCAGGTGTCATCTGATGGAGGACACCAAAGCGGCGTTCAAGCTCGTCGTGGAACAG GAGCGTCGATTAGGCGGGACCCGCATCGATCATGGAACCCTAGGCTTCAGAGCAGGTGGTTCTCCGCTCCGTATCGACCTGGAGGATAGAGAGAGCGGATTCGTGGAACGTCAAGAGATACCTCATCGTCGAATCTGGTCGTCGACGAGAACAAGCGTAAGAAGATACTTCAGGATCGAAAAAACTGTAGGCGAAGTGAGACTCAGCTTTGAGTTACGAGCTTGTCAGTGCGGTTTCGAGGAGCACACCTTGTTTCTGAGAATCGACCTGGATCTGATGAAGAGAAACGGATCGAATGGAAAGAGAGCCACTAAAACTGAATCATCGATCGTTTTACGTGGCAAGAATTCAACCAGGTCGACGGAGTCGGTCGTTTCTAGACCATTCAG ATTTTCCAAAACTCTGAGAAAACAACTGTGCCAGTGTCTGGATCCGCCAAGCGCACGAGGAAACGACTGGAGAATGTTAGCACAAAGACTTCAAGTCGATAG ATACGTGGATTACTTCGCAACGAAAGCGAGCCCAACGGAGCATATCCTGGACCTCTGGGAGGCGAAACACCAAGAGGCCACGGCTCTCGCCGATCTACTGAACCACCTGAGACTTATGGGACGCGTGGATGCCGCGAACGTCCTCGAAAGTCGCCTGGGTCCATGGATCTGA